The following nucleotide sequence is from Paenibacillus odorifer.
TCCTGGCGGATTGAGTCAGATGAAGCTTGCCGAAGTGTCCCGCTACCGAAGCTGTTAATCCAGCCTCTTGTCGAAAATGCGATTCTTCATGGCGTAGAGCAAAGGGTTGGACCGGGGACAGTCATGCTAATTGTCAGACCTTCAAGTCGTCCGGGATATACATTGGTTACGGTAACTGACGATGGTCCAGGGATGGATGCAGCAAAGATATCGTCTATCTATCACACCATGGAGAAGGGGAGCATGAGGTCTTCCAAAGGGACTGGGATTGGTATTGCTAATATAGAGCGGAGACTGAAACTCAGTTACGTAGACAATACGGACGGGCTTGAAATACGAAGTGAAGAAGGTTATGGAACTAGCATCTCTTTTGAAATACCAAATGAACCTGGAGAGGGGAAAAACACGTGAAAACTATACTCATCGTAGATGATGAACCGAGAACAAGAGAAGGGGTTCGTAAAACATTAGAAGCCTGGTCATCCGGTCAATATCGCATCGAAACCGCAGCAAGCGGTGTTGAGGCACTGGCATGGCTGCAAAATAACGAAGTTAATCTACTTATTACCGATGTGCGCATGCCTGAGATTGGAGGGCTAGAATTAGTTGAAAAGCTGAACGAAATGCCTCATCCTCCAGTGGTTATTGTGATCTCCGGCCATCCTGAATTTGACTATGCACAGAAAGCCTTGCAGTTTGGTGTAGTTGAATATTTACTGAAGCCACTCGACAAAACGAAGCTGGTCCGAGCAGTGGAATTAGCATTGAAACGCAAGGATGATATTTATCGAATCGAACGAATGGAGAAGCTGATCGATCCCAAGCTTATGGAAACGGTACAGCAGGAGAAAGTGTATAGCACTCAAGTGCGTGAGGCACTCCAATACTTAGACGAACATCTTCACGAATCGATATCCATGCGTGATATAGCGGATCAATTACACATGAATGCCAGCTATTTCAGCGTCCTTTTCAAAGAGCAGACGGGACTGACTTACAGTGAATATGTAACGAGAAGGAGAGTACAACGAGCCAAAGAACTACTGGTGAGCACCCGGCTGTCCATTGCTGAAATCGCGGAACAAGTAGGCTATCAGACGGCCAAATATTTTGTGAAGGTATTTCGTGCACTCGAAAATGTTAGTCCAGGGCAATACCGGCAGAACGTCATGACCACGGAGGAAAGAATCCAATAATAGTGGTATTAGTCCCAATCCTTATGACCTTACGACATCATGGGATCCAAGCTACAATTTAGTTAAGCGGTTACAAGGCCGCTAGACAACAATAGAAAAGGGGTTGTAAGCGTGCGCAATAAAAAATGGACAATATTGTTCTTAACGATGTGCCTCGTTCTTGTCACAGCTGGTTGTGGTCAAAAAGATAACAATGCAGGTGAATCTAAAGGTAGTGCAAATGGGGGAAGCGACAAAGTCACCGTTAACTTCATGCATTTATGGCCAGAAGGTGTTTCTGCCGGACAAAATAAAATTGTTAATCAAATCATTAAAGAATATCAAACAGAGCATCCCAATGTTGTAATCAAGCAAGAGGTTCTGGACAACGAGCAATACAAAAATAAGCTGAAGGTATTGTCTGCTTCTAACGAATTGCCAGACGTTGGGGTAACTTGGGCCGCTGGCTTTTTGCAGCCTTACGTTGAAGGAAATCTGTTCGCACCTGTAGATGACTTGTTGAATGGTGAATTGAAAGACAAGTTCGTCGCAGGAACTACAGAAGCTTATGCTATTAACGATAAAACGTATGCGCTTCCACTTGAGTTTAACATCGCACCTATCTACTACAATAAAGCTATTTTTGAAAAGTATAATCTTGAGGTTCCACAAACC
It contains:
- a CDS encoding response regulator transcription factor translates to MKTILIVDDEPRTREGVRKTLEAWSSGQYRIETAASGVEALAWLQNNEVNLLITDVRMPEIGGLELVEKLNEMPHPPVVIVISGHPEFDYAQKALQFGVVEYLLKPLDKTKLVRAVELALKRKDDIYRIERMEKLIDPKLMETVQQEKVYSTQVREALQYLDEHLHESISMRDIADQLHMNASYFSVLFKEQTGLTYSEYVTRRRVQRAKELLVSTRLSIAEIAEQVGYQTAKYFVKVFRALENVSPGQYRQNVMTTEERIQ